The genomic interval ttgatgtatttattttgtatacATACATGGTCTGCCTGacagttatcaggtggactatcCCATAGTAAACAGTGGCAATTGTATgatagggatatatatatatatatatatatatatatatatatatatatatatatatatcacgtggtgtggtccacctgaattttgtatATGCTTCGTTATGTTCGATCCGATCCATCCTTCATTATGGAGTTATATGCAATTTGTTTCACTATATCTGTATATAGCATTGATCAGGAGTAAAATGTCGCCTGGATCGGGAAAATGAGGAGCAAGGGATATAGGGTGGAAACATGGACGGCTTGtggaggggaataaatatggAGTCATATAAAACTATTGTGGCCAAGTGATACGAAATGGGGGCGTGTCTAGGCTAAAGGAACATTTGACAGGGGGATACGAGAATGTAAAAGATTGCCCAAGTGTAATAAGGCcagtgagagaggagatgagaagagtgttgACTAAAGCAAAGTCACACAAGCTGCAACGGAAGGATTGGGAGAAGGATCTAAGGGAGAAGCTACGGTGTGCTGGACGGGGCCTAGTGCTATCGACAAGCAAGATGATGACGACGAGGAGAGGATCGCATATCCCGATGACTACATTATGGCTCGAGATAGGAGGGAGTTTAGACAAGTGATTCATGAGTCTCGGGCTTCAGAGTTGGAGGGAGAGCAAAAAAGACAGTTTAATGAGAGTAGGCCGTCGTTTGGGACGTCTCGACATGAGGCTAGTGGGAGCAGTAGATGATTTGAGGGAGGCAGCGGACATGACCTACAACGCATGCAAAGTGCTCGTGTCACAGATGCCCCTATTGTAGGCGTTAATTAAAAGAGATTAAAAAATATGCAAAACAAGGGGCTCAGGGAGAAAGTGGGGGGGCActatatctaggtggttcatctcgaACCATGTACCAGCAAATGCAGAAGCTAGTCCTCATTTCAAAAATATGATTAAGGAGGCACAGCGTGTCAGGCCCAACGTGAAGCCTCACACGCCACAGGAGATTCTTAGCGTCTACCTAAATCGAGAGTACGAGGAGATGCAGGCTTGGATACATGGACTCAAGCCGAACTGGAAGCAGTACGGGATGACAACCATGTGTGATGGGTGGACGAGACCCACGAAATTGTCTATTATTAATTTCATGGCGTACTGTAGAGGGCAGCctgttttcctcaaatccattaatGCATCAACCAAAAtaaaagatcacaaatacatatatGATCTCCTAAAAGGAGTGATTAGAGATGTTGGGTCCCAGACTGTTGTCCAAGTTGTGACGGACAATGGCAGTGCATTCATTAAGGCGAGGAAAAAATTGATAAGGAAGTACAATCTCTATTGGACCCCGTGTGCGGCATgctgcattgatttaatgctcgaggGGATAGGCCAGAGGGATTCTAACAGAAGGACCATCCAGGATGCGAGGAgagtgacaaactttatataTAATGACTCATGGTTGTTGGTTGCAATGCGTGAGTATTGTGAAGGGGACATCGTTAGCCCAGGCGCGACACGGTTCGCCACAAACTTCATTGCACTCGACTACTTATACAGGCACTGCATGGGTCTCATAAATTTGTTCAGATCTGAGAGATACTTCGAGTGGAATCAGAGGAAGACTGAGGGTGCAAAGAACGTTTCGAAGATGGTGTTTTCCGATTCCTTCTGGGATAGAGTTCACAACGTCGTTTCTATCCTGCATCCGATCTACAAGGTCCTACAAGCCGTAGATAATAAGATGTGGCTTTCGATGGGGTCAATGTATGAGTTTATGAGAATTATGATAGAAGGGATAATGACTATAATCCCCAGTTCGTACCAGTGggtgatcaatatcatcgatcatCAATGGACCAAGACTCgagcatccactccaccaagTTGGTAAGTTTGTTACGTTTACGTATCTTTTTTATCACTTACATTTGCACTTTAAGCATCACTTTTGTTTGCATGTTAATACAATTAAAtaactaatatttgggtttcagcATACTACCTCAATTCCGAATTTCATTATAAACGTCGGCTCtatgagaataatgatttgaTGATGGCCGTCTACGAGGTGTTCGAACGATTGTTCCCAGAATCGACAGCGCAAACAGATTTCGGTAACTAAGTAATGCAATAAAATTTCTTCCTTATAGCTTCTAGAAATATGGGTAATTAAAAATAATGACTTGTGAATCCGTGTTTATAGTTGTTGCAGTTTAAGGTTGTTAGGGGTACGTTCTCATCCGCACTAGCAAAAGCATCGACTGAAACGATGATGTCGTGTgagtatggtaacataattagatAATTGCATTTTTCGTTTAAACTTTAAACTCATACAAGCTCATCATGGATAataggtgagtggtgggcgatgtaCGAAATCGACACGCCTGCACTGTAGTTATTAACAGTCCATGTTCTCGCACAGACTGTATTCACTTCACCGTatgagaggaattggagcacatggTCACTTATACACACCAGTAAGAGGAACAAGCTGGCATATGAAAAGTTACAGAAGCTCGTTTACTGCTACTACAATATGAAATTAAGAGAGGCAGTTGTGGGTAGACCGAGACATGGAGGAAAATCTGGACCTGCTGGACCTGTTGTCTATACGTACTATGACAcagataggtgatgatgatgaggacccaCTTTATAAGTAGGTCAAATCAACTTATTTAGATGATGCGAAGGGAGGCCCTGCTCCACAGGTAGCCAAAGGAGCGGTATCTTTGGGTATCAATGTCGATCAGGTACT from Magnolia sinica isolate HGM2019 unplaced genomic scaffold, MsV1 ctg397, whole genome shotgun sequence carries:
- the LOC131236340 gene encoding uncharacterized protein LOC131236340, which produces MIKEAQRVRPNVKPHTPQEILSVYLNREYEEMQAWIHGLKPNWKQYGMTTMCDGWTRPTKLSIINFMAYCRGQPVFLKSINASTKIKDHKYIYDLLKGVIRDVGSQTVVQVVTDNGSAFIKARKKLIRKYNLYWTPCAACCIDLMLEGIGQRDSNRRTIQDARRVTNFIYNDSWLLVAMREYCEGDIVSPGATRFATNFIALDYLYRHCMGLINLFRSERYFEWNQRKTEGAKNVSKMVFSDSFWDRVHNVVSILHPIYKVLQAVDNKMWLSMGSMYEFMRIMIEGIMTIIPSSYQWVINIIDHQWTKTRASTPPTYYLNSEFHYKRRLYENNDLMMAVYEVFERLFPESTAQTDFVSDDDNETQPPLDTGPGDDDDDDDDNGDEGGNGDIDTSIGGTSGVGVAVVGGIRRLKANDPLASSLRSIALTMPLRMRTMDLFHHPG